A single genomic interval of Demequina sp. NBRC 110054 harbors:
- a CDS encoding GNAT family N-acetyltransferase — MSDSPVAPLLRDLHERDIAWMAGVEEELFGASAWSESLIREDFRYGGRRYRGVWVGDDPAAYAVYGFEGDAFSLMNLAVVPAHRREGLARLIMDDLLSEAEGLSVPYVWLEVAVTNEPALALYRDYGFEDVRVRRKYYQPEGVDALVMRRPMREPAGF; from the coding sequence GTGAGCGACTCTCCGGTCGCGCCGCTCCTGCGCGATCTCCACGAGCGCGACATCGCCTGGATGGCGGGCGTCGAGGAGGAGCTGTTCGGAGCATCGGCCTGGTCCGAGTCGCTGATCCGCGAGGACTTCCGCTACGGCGGTCGACGCTATCGGGGAGTGTGGGTCGGCGACGATCCGGCGGCCTACGCGGTCTATGGCTTCGAGGGCGACGCCTTCAGCCTCATGAACCTCGCGGTCGTGCCCGCGCATCGTCGGGAGGGCCTCGCGCGCCTCATCATGGACGACCTGCTGTCCGAGGCGGAGGGTCTCAGCGTCCCGTACGTGTGGCTCGAGGTCGCCGTCACCAACGAGCCTGCGTTGGCGCTGTACCGCGACTACGGCTTCGAGGACGTGAGGGTGCGTCGGAAGTACTACCAGCCCGAAGGCGTCGACGCACTCGTGATGCGCCGCCCCATGAGGGAGCCCGCCGGGTTCTGA